The window ATCGTGGATCTCGATCCGGACAGCCCTCCCATCCACGGCGTATTCATAGATTTCTCGCAGGTGATCGGAAATCTGCTTCGCAATGCGATTGATGCCATGCACGAAGCGGAAGAGAAGGTACTCAAGGTTCAAAGTCGCCATCACAACGGACGGCTCGTTCTGAGAATCTCCGATACCGGGTATGGAATCAGCGATGACGCGAAGAAGAATCTGTTCAAGCCGTTTTTCACGACCAAACCGAAGGGGAAAGACGCGGCTCCCGGCGAACCGACGGGAACCGGTCTGGGTCTCTCGCACAGCCGGAGTATTCTGGCGCGGTACGGAGCCGACATCAATGTGGAATCGGAAGTGGGCAAGGGAGCGACATTTACCGTGACCATTCCACTGCACCGCAGGCCGGTCACGTAGCCTTTGCCGGCAAGACCGCCGGCCGATGGGTTTTCCTACCGACAGGGCGGCATACGCTTTGCAATAATTAACGTGATAAGCAGCCAGTCAACCACCACTGAACATCGCATGCCCATCTCCCTCCCCAAATGTGTCGTCGTAGATGATAGTGACAGCATGTTGAAACTGCTGGCTATGTTTTTGGAACATCTGGGATTCGAGCCGATTATTGCCCATGACGGAGATGAGGGCATTTCAGCCGTTCGGGAGCATCGGCCGGATTTGGTGGTTTCCGATATCCACATGCCCAACCGCAACGGGTTGTTGCTGCTTCAAGACATTAAGACGTTGAATCCGAAGCTGCCGGTGATCCTGATTACCGGCTATATGCACTACAAATCCGATGTGAACGCGGCGCCCGCGGAACCGGATGCCTACATGGAAAAGCCGTTCACGTTGGATCAGTTCCGCGAGACCATCAGCCGGCTTCAGCCGGCGATAACCGTGGCCTGGAACCGCCATTAATCGGCGCCGGCGAGCGTCGAATGCGATAAAGCCCGGCGGAGCGAGCTCCGCCGGGTTTTGTTTTGAGGCTGCGCCGCGTGCGAATTCTGCTGCCACTCCCGCGATCCCTCCTTATTCTACGTGAAGCGGCGCACGGCAGTGCAGCGCTACGGAGATTCCATCCTTCACGTCCGTTCCCGCTTTGCAGAAGGGGGGAATGGAAGGGGAGTATTCACTTGAGCAGCATCACTTTGTTCACCGCCAGTGAGCGTCCTTCGCTTTCGAGGCGGGCGAAATAGATGCCGGTGGCCAGTCCCTTCGCATCGAAAGCACGCTCGTGGATTCCCGCCTCGGAAATACCGTCGAAAACCACCGCCGTTTCCCGGCCGAGAACGTCATACAGAGCCAGTCTTACCCGTGCGGCGCGGGGCGCGCTCCAGCGGAACGTCGTGCGCGGATTGAACGGATTCGGATAGTTGGGATAGAGCACGAATTCCTGCGGAAGCGTTACGGGAGTTTCGGTTCCCACATCGAGCGTGGAATCGGCGATGACGAGCAGGGCCATTTCCGGGGTGAGCGGCGATGCATGCGGGTCGTATTGAAGTTGCCAGCAGTACTGAACTCCGTCGGTAGCGGAAGAATTTTCCAGGCCAACCAGAGCATACTCGAAGACGTGCGGCAAGGTATGGTACTGGAACTTGGCGACGCCTTCGCCGTTGCTGCCCGACCAGAACGTCGGATCGTAGAGAATCGCCTGAAACGTCACCGGCCCGGCTCCCTGCCAGTTGCGCATCTCATGCCATTCCACGATCACATACGGCACCCCCAGCGCACTGTAGAAGAACACGTTCCCACCTTGGGACGCCGGATCCCAATCCTCAAACAGCGGCGCCAGAAAATTGTTGGGCGGCTGTAAATTCGGGATAAAATAGCCGTGATAGGCGCTGGAACTGGTGGAACCGAGAATGATGAATCCATTGGGACTGATCGTGACGGCCGTGTAGTCCTGTCCGAAAAAACGGAAGGGGAAGGGGAGGTCGCGCACGACGGTGTAGGTGTCTCCGAGCGCCAGATTCTCGCCGGGAAGTCCGCCTGCATCGGGATTGATCTCGATCCAGTCGTAGGATACCGTGTCGGCATCGTAGATGTCGTAGATGAAATGGCCGAAGGCATCCGGACCCGTCACCACCGAGCGCGGCGAACGATCGAGCGGAAACTGGATTTCGTTTGCTCCGGCTGAAACGGTAATATCCAGGGTTTCCGCTCGCCACGGCAGCGCGCCGAGTGTCACCTCATAGATTCCGGCAACGACGTCCAGAGTGAACGTTCCCGAGAAATCCGTTACCGTGGAAATCGGAATCTCGGGGAATTCGACGGGCATTCCGGCGAGCGGTTGTCCGTTTCCGGTCACAATGCCGGTCACTTGAGCGGGCGGTGCCTGAACAAGCGGAACGTTTTCGGTGATTGTTCCGCCGGAAGCTACGACTTCGCGGAAGACGTCAGCATAGGGATATTTCTTGAAATGGAGCGTGTGCGTCCCGCCGGGAAGCCACAGCACGTAGTTGCCGTTCGCGTTCGTGTACACGGGGACTCGCCCGTCATGCTGCACGCGCACGCCGGCGATCCCGATTCCCTCCACGGTAACGACTCCCTGCACTCGGGTAAGAGTCGCTACGCCGGTGCTGCAGGCGCGGAACAGTCGAGGCTTGCCGAAGCCATACATGCTATCCAGCCCGGCCGGTCCCGGTTGACAGGTGGTCACCAGCAGGCGATAGACGTCTTCCGGCGTAATCCCCGGAAAGGCCGAGAAGATGAGCGCCAGCGCTCCGCCGATGTGGGGAGTGGCTCCGCTGGTTCCGTTGATCGAGGAGCAGCCACCGCCGTAGTAGAGGCTGCGTACTTCGGTAGGAGCGATTACGTCGGGCTTGCGCAGGCCGGGCAGCAATCCACCCAGATAGGGATAATCTTCGAACTCCGCGGGAAAGGAATTCGCATCGGTCGCTCCGCAGAAGGGCATCAGCGGATGGACGCAGATGTCTTCCTCCGACCACGCCGCCGGACCGTGCCCGCCATTTATGAAGTTCCCACCGAAACTGTAGGCATTCACGGAGACAATGGACGTTACTCCACCCGGTTGAGGTTGGTTTATCATGACCGGTGGCGGGCAGTTGGCGGGAGCGGGGAACGAGAGCGGAATGGGATTCGTTAGTTGAGCGTTGCCGCTGGAGTTCGCGTGCAGCAAACCAGCGGCGAGTTCCATCTCAGCCACCCAGCGGTGAGCCACATAGTTCGGGCAATCATAGAAATCAGAATTGTTGCAGTCGGACTGTTTGAAACTCAAACTGGCCGAGATGACGTGAGCTCCCATCTCGATCGCATATTGGCTCGATTCAAACGTTGCGCCCTGATACAGGTAGCCGGGCAATTCCATGAGCTTAGCTCCCGGCGCTACGCACACCGTGTCGCAGGGGGAGAAATTGGCGGTAATGACCGAACCGGTGCGGGTGCCGTGGCGGCCACTGTGACGATCATTCACGTTGTTGTTGTCGTTGTCGAAGTTCCAGCCGTAGAAATCATCCACGTAGCCGTTGCCGTCGTCATCAACGTTGTTCCGCTCGGCACCGTCAATCGTTCCATCGCCGTTGAGGTCTTCGCCGGGATTCACCCAAAAGCGGCCGGCATAACCGGGGTGATCCAAATCCGTGCCGGAGTCCTTGTGTCCGACGATGACGCCGCTGCCGTCCGCACCGAACGCAGCCCACGCGCGGGGAGCCTGCATTTCGGACACGCCCCAGCCGACTTCGTCGAGTGTATTGTCATGGTAGGGATCGGGAGTGATATAGACAATCTCGCGGAAGTTCCTGTCCAGCTCTTCAATCACTTCCGCCGGTGCGTGAACGCGAACGGCATTCAATATCCACAGCGGGCGGAGCAGCGAAACCTGGCCCTCCTTGCGCGCCACCTCGAGCCTTTCCATCACGCGGCCGCCCATGTCATTGAACCGCCGCTTGAGGGTTTGAACGACGTACCCGCGACGCTGATCCATCGGCAGATTCAAGGCGACGGGATAGATCTCATCCATAGTCAGGCGGTGATCCAAATAGAGAACGACCGGAACGGGCTGGCCGGGCGGCGTCCGCTGAACATGGATATCGAGGTTCGGGGCGCGTTCGGCCGCCATCGAGAACGATGCGGCCAGCACGAACAGGGCGGCGAAGATGAGCTTGGTGCAACTACGCATGACGATCCTCCCCACGAAGTCCCGGAAGGCTCAGCCAATAAGGCTGGCGAGCGGGGTAGTGGCGTTTTGTGTGTAACCTCGTTATATTCGATTCTACCTATTGGGCAGGATCGGAATGTCGGAAAACAATACGAACCAATCGAAGGTTCATGGTTGGGCCGAGTGGCCCGGCTGGCCTTATGTGCTGGTGGGCTTGGCGGTCATACTTCGTCTGGCCCACATCTATAACAGCCGCACGAACCCGACTTTTTGGGCACCGGCGGTAGACCCGGCCTGGTATGACGAAGCCGCCTTCAATATCCTGCGCGGCCAATGGGGGCCGTTTCCGCTGTTTCGGGCTCCCCTCTACCCCGCTCTGCTGGCCGGAATGTATGGCATCTTCGGTCATGATCTGGCCGCGGCTCGGATTCTTAACGTGGCGGTGCAGGGAGCCGCCATCTGGGCCCTGTGGCGGGTCGGCCGCAGCTACTTCGCTCCGGCGGTGGGAATCCTCGCCGCCGCGCTACTGGCGATCAACGGAACCGCCATTTACTTCGCCGGCGAGATTCTTTCCACCAGCACCGAGCTACTCGCAGCCGTCCTGGGTCTGT is drawn from bacterium and contains these coding sequences:
- a CDS encoding HAMP domain-containing histidine kinase, giving the protein IVDLDPDSPPIHGVFIDFSQVIGNLLRNAIDAMHEAEEKVLKVQSRHHNGRLVLRISDTGYGISDDAKKNLFKPFFTTKPKGKDAAPGEPTGTGLGLSHSRSILARYGADINVESEVGKGATFTVTIPLHRRPVT
- a CDS encoding S8 family serine peptidase; protein product: MRSCTKLIFAALFVLAASFSMAAERAPNLDIHVQRTPPGQPVPVVLYLDHRLTMDEIYPVALNLPMDQRRGYVVQTLKRRFNDMGGRVMERLEVARKEGQVSLLRPLWILNAVRVHAPAEVIEELDRNFREIVYITPDPYHDNTLDEVGWGVSEMQAPRAWAAFGADGSGVIVGHKDSGTDLDHPGYAGRFWVNPGEDLNGDGTIDGAERNNVDDDGNGYVDDFYGWNFDNDNNNVNDRHSGRHGTRTGSVITANFSPCDTVCVAPGAKLMELPGYLYQGATFESSQYAIEMGAHVISASLSFKQSDCNNSDFYDCPNYVAHRWVAEMELAAGLLHANSSGNAQLTNPIPLSFPAPANCPPPVMINQPQPGGVTSIVSVNAYSFGGNFINGGHGPAAWSEEDICVHPLMPFCGATDANSFPAEFEDYPYLGGLLPGLRKPDVIAPTEVRSLYYGGGCSSINGTSGATPHIGGALALIFSAFPGITPEDVYRLLVTTCQPGPAGLDSMYGFGKPRLFRACSTGVATLTRVQGVVTVEGIGIAGVRVQHDGRVPVYTNANGNYVLWLPGGTHTLHFKKYPYADVFREVVASGGTITENVPLVQAPPAQVTGIVTGNGQPLAGMPVEFPEIPISTVTDFSGTFTLDVVAGIYEVTLGALPWRAETLDITVSAGANEIQFPLDRSPRSVVTGPDAFGHFIYDIYDADTVSYDWIEINPDAGGLPGENLALGDTYTVVRDLPFPFRFFGQDYTAVTISPNGFIILGSTSSSAYHGYFIPNLQPPNNFLAPLFEDWDPASQGGNVFFYSALGVPYVIVEWHEMRNWQGAGPVTFQAILYDPTFWSGSNGEGVAKFQYHTLPHVFEYALVGLENSSATDGVQYCWQLQYDPHASPLTPEMALLVIADSTLDVGTETPVTLPQEFVLYPNYPNPFNPRTTFRWSAPRAARVRLALYDVLGRETAVVFDGISEAGIHERAFDAKGLATGIYFARLESEGRSLAVNKVMLLK
- a CDS encoding response regulator, producing MPISLPKCVVVDDSDSMLKLLAMFLEHLGFEPIIAHDGDEGISAVREHRPDLVVSDIHMPNRNGLLLLQDIKTLNPKLPVILITGYMHYKSDVNAAPAEPDAYMEKPFTLDQFRETISRLQPAITVAWNRH